A stretch of Desulfobacter hydrogenophilus DNA encodes these proteins:
- a CDS encoding TonB-dependent receptor plug domain-containing protein, which yields MRWRFWISVTFVVCFLSYSMVAPVFANAGDEDILEMDLDSLMDVQITSAGRKSQVLSDVPAAVYVIHREKLLESGATTIAEALRLVPGLQVARINANRWAISSRGFNGTFSNKLLVQIDGRSVYTPSYSGVYWDLQHVMLEDVDRIEVIRGPGATLWGANAVNGIINVITLPASDTQGGLVSLGTGTHEKFMAGARVGTKLNTDTYARFYAMGNDRDSFVKASDGSDGNDGWKNSQAGFRIDGDNGVRHTWTLQGDIFQVDSEQDVTPPFPPDSGSLVDSVKSHGGNILGRWTLKDSNHDICTVQAYYDFNTRDEFSLEQTHHTFDMDFQHRFQPARGHDVVWGMGYRMVRDDFANTFQVQIIPETQTTHLFSGFAQDEITIIDDLLWLTIGSKIEHNDYTGVEIQPNVRILWRPGERHSFWTSVARAVRTPSRMEASGKIIQGIIPFPVYTQISLNGSPKYDAEKLIALETGYRYAAGKNFSADISLFYNRYTDLGGIVSGENQWSMYFANNMEGNTYGMEVSVTWLPVEWMETEVTYSCLQMDITGDEYSKKTIEETSPSHQAGLRLGIDLTKNLRLNLWARYTGKIKFVDFTNTDLYRHVIDDTFSLDANIRWRINGDIDFTVAGQNLLDGDFMEYGSDGYLTPIEIQRILYAKITWKF from the coding sequence ATGCGCTGGAGATTCTGGATATCTGTAACTTTTGTCGTCTGTTTTTTATCGTATTCCATGGTCGCGCCTGTTTTCGCAAATGCAGGTGACGAAGATATACTGGAGATGGATCTGGATAGTCTGATGGATGTCCAGATTACATCTGCCGGTCGCAAGTCCCAGGTCCTTTCAGATGTTCCTGCTGCAGTCTATGTCATCCACCGGGAAAAATTACTTGAGTCCGGCGCAACAACCATTGCCGAAGCTCTTCGGCTGGTCCCGGGACTTCAAGTGGCCCGGATCAACGCCAATCGGTGGGCCATTTCCTCAAGAGGGTTCAACGGTACTTTTTCCAATAAACTGCTGGTACAGATTGACGGCCGCAGCGTGTATACCCCAAGTTATTCAGGGGTATACTGGGATCTTCAGCATGTGATGCTGGAGGATGTGGACCGGATCGAAGTGATTCGAGGACCCGGGGCAACCTTGTGGGGTGCCAATGCCGTAAACGGCATTATCAATGTCATTACCCTGCCGGCATCGGACACCCAGGGGGGATTGGTCAGCCTGGGAACAGGAACTCATGAAAAATTCATGGCCGGTGCAAGGGTGGGGACCAAACTGAATACAGATACCTATGCCCGGTTCTATGCCATGGGAAATGACCGGGATTCCTTTGTAAAAGCCTCCGACGGCAGTGACGGGAACGACGGATGGAAGAACAGTCAGGCCGGCTTCAGGATTGATGGAGACAATGGGGTTCGCCATACATGGACCCTCCAGGGAGATATCTTCCAGGTGGATAGTGAGCAGGACGTTACCCCTCCCTTCCCTCCAGATAGTGGCTCTTTAGTGGACAGTGTGAAATCCCACGGGGGAAATATTTTAGGCCGATGGACATTGAAAGATTCTAACCATGATATCTGTACGGTCCAGGCGTATTATGATTTCAACACCAGAGATGAGTTTTCTCTGGAGCAGACCCATCATACCTTTGATATGGATTTTCAACATAGATTTCAGCCAGCACGCGGCCATGACGTGGTCTGGGGCATGGGATACCGGATGGTCCGGGATGATTTTGCCAACACCTTTCAGGTTCAAATTATACCGGAAACCCAAACCACGCATCTGTTCAGCGGGTTTGCCCAGGATGAGATTACCATAATTGATGACCTGCTCTGGCTCACTATAGGATCAAAGATCGAACATAACGATTATACCGGGGTAGAAATTCAGCCGAATGTAAGAATACTGTGGCGGCCCGGGGAAAGACACAGCTTTTGGACATCTGTGGCACGGGCCGTCCGGACACCGTCACGGATGGAGGCTTCCGGGAAAATTATTCAGGGCATTATCCCCTTCCCGGTGTATACTCAAATTTCCCTGAACGGTAGTCCGAAATATGATGCTGAAAAGCTTATTGCATTGGAAACCGGTTACCGGTATGCCGCCGGTAAAAATTTCTCAGCGGATATTTCTTTGTTTTACAACCGGTATACTGATCTTGGAGGAATAGTTTCGGGGGAAAACCAGTGGAGCATGTATTTTGCCAATAATATGGAAGGCAATACCTATGGAATGGAAGTCTCCGTGACTTGGCTGCCGGTGGAATGGATGGAAACCGAAGTCACCTACAGCTGCCTTCAAATGGATATTACCGGCGATGAATACTCAAAGAAAACAATAGAAGAAACCTCTCCCTCACACCAGGCAGGCCTGAGATTGGGCATTGATTTGACAAAAAATCTTCGGCTGAATCTCTGGGCAAGATATACGGGAAAAATTAAATTTGTGGATTTCACCAATACCGATCTCTACCGGCATGTGATTGACGACACCTTTTCACTGGATGCAAATATTCGATGGCGAATCAACGGCGATATTGATTTCACGGTGGCAGGACAGAATCTGTTGGATGGTGACTTCATGGAATACGGATCCGACGGTTACCTGACCCCGATTGAAATTCAACGGATTCTGTATGCCAAAATTACGTGGAAATTTTAA
- a CDS encoding YfiR family protein, whose protein sequence is MSIPVIVFLVLSFTFMPGVVAAQNWTGRLSVSEYKLRAAYLYNFSKFIRWPESAFESKESAFVIGLLGEDVPMAISELLKSRTIGSRPIKVREYRTGESMDGCHLLYLHSSQKWKPVLRTLKSSRVITVGDAPSFADDGGAIQFVTIRNRLRFIINLKAPGFAGVDLDSRLLSLALEIKK, encoded by the coding sequence ATGTCCATACCCGTAATCGTTTTCTTGGTTCTATCTTTTACTTTTATGCCCGGCGTGGTAGCCGCACAGAATTGGACCGGACGTTTGAGCGTGTCAGAATATAAACTTCGAGCGGCCTACCTCTATAATTTCAGCAAGTTCATCCGTTGGCCGGAATCTGCGTTTGAAAGTAAAGAATCCGCATTTGTCATCGGGCTTCTGGGGGAGGATGTACCCATGGCAATTTCAGAATTGTTGAAGTCAAGGACCATTGGCTCCCGCCCCATTAAAGTAAGGGAGTATCGAACCGGGGAGAGCATGGATGGCTGCCACTTGCTTTACCTGCACTCCAGCCAGAAATGGAAGCCTGTTCTCAGGACACTGAAATCGTCAAGGGTGATTACGGTGGGGGATGCCCCATCCTTTGCGGACGACGGCGGTGCCATACAATTTGTCACCATACGCAACCGGCTGCGGTTCATCATCAATTTGAAAGCCCCAGGTTTCGCCGGGGTTGATCTTGATTCCCGGCTTTTGTCCCTGGCCCTGGAAATAAAGAAATAG
- a CDS encoding ATP-binding protein, whose protein sequence is MNSWFKKMSIKNKLNIVILGACSAVLLLTVLIVFATQWFLYKRNAMEELSSLARIVGDNSAAALMFEDRQVLSKSLESLGQRSSLYRSAFYGIDGMVIAELSYTLEPDTSRSLNIPPFPKNYFKTNETMSWVEKHHLNILQPVIVDGEKIAFLFLQAGVEELYRLLLEWTGYLALAALAGMFLASIMASSLQRIFTVPVIRLTQAIRQISEEKDYTLRVASDTGDELGVLAAGFNQMLEKIEERDAHLEEQVRDRTLKLQKAMEKAVILADQAQAANRSKSMFLANMSHEIRTPMNGVLGMAELLMDTPLTRNQKKLINTIKVSGDSLLLIINDILDFTKIEAGKLALESTPCNLEKLVKDTVDLVAGQAESKQLKLIVDMGQLAYPFVKADPLRIRQIILNLLSNALKFTNEGTIRIRLKTLEEKGPFTKVRFLVKDSGIGMEKDVCARLFKPFTQADESTTREFGGTGLGLAISKQLVELMGGQISCESRSGIGSEFMFQLKFEKVLEDNVTPVKFSSETSSIMADPDVYDRLSEAEVLPEKAPLVLVVEDNTINQEVSSGILKNLGCRVDLAENGEIALAAVEDKSYDIIFMDCQMPVMDGYDATRRIRAMGNSSRNDGELPIIALTAHALAGDRVKCIEAGMDDHLAKPFGKSQMAEILRRWLPEWKDNTIDQPPREDDHTDAEPNEGVICMASLDVIRGMQPPGADDILTKIIKIFLRDAPERTQKISLAMAAGDIESIRDHAHYMKSSSGNLGAVYLSSLYRKLEENSRKTDSLDRLSHIITEIGPALDQAMNQLKEYMVEI, encoded by the coding sequence ATGAATAGTTGGTTTAAAAAAATGTCCATTAAAAACAAACTCAATATTGTTATCTTAGGCGCCTGTTCCGCAGTACTTTTGCTGACCGTTCTGATTGTATTTGCCACCCAGTGGTTCCTTTACAAGCGCAACGCAATGGAAGAGCTTAGCAGTCTGGCTCGGATCGTGGGGGATAACAGCGCCGCGGCCCTGATGTTCGAAGACCGTCAGGTGTTGAGTAAAAGCCTTGAATCCCTGGGGCAACGATCTTCACTTTACAGGTCTGCCTTTTATGGCATCGACGGTATGGTGATTGCGGAACTGTCCTATACGCTTGAACCTGATACGTCCCGTTCTCTGAACATTCCGCCATTCCCAAAAAATTATTTTAAAACCAATGAAACGATGAGCTGGGTTGAAAAGCATCACCTCAATATCCTCCAGCCCGTCATCGTGGATGGGGAAAAAATTGCATTTTTATTCCTCCAGGCGGGCGTGGAGGAATTGTATCGTCTTCTGCTTGAGTGGACAGGATATCTGGCCTTGGCCGCCCTTGCAGGTATGTTTCTTGCGAGCATAATGGCCAGCAGTCTGCAACGCATATTTACCGTACCTGTAATCAGGTTGACCCAGGCGATCAGGCAAATTTCAGAAGAAAAGGATTACACCCTCCGGGTGGCGAGTGATACCGGGGATGAATTGGGGGTGTTGGCAGCCGGATTCAACCAGATGTTGGAAAAAATTGAGGAGCGGGATGCTCATCTTGAAGAGCAGGTCCGGGACAGAACCTTAAAGCTCCAGAAGGCCATGGAAAAGGCCGTGATCCTGGCTGATCAGGCCCAGGCCGCTAACCGAAGTAAATCCATGTTTCTGGCCAATATGAGCCATGAGATCAGGACCCCCATGAACGGGGTGCTGGGCATGGCGGAACTGCTAATGGATACCCCTTTAACCCGGAATCAAAAAAAACTTATAAATACCATCAAGGTGTCCGGGGACTCCCTGCTGCTCATCATCAACGATATTCTTGATTTTACAAAGATTGAAGCCGGAAAACTGGCACTTGAATCAACGCCCTGCAACCTTGAAAAGCTGGTAAAAGACACCGTGGATCTCGTCGCAGGCCAGGCCGAGAGCAAACAATTAAAGCTGATTGTAGACATGGGGCAACTGGCTTATCCTTTTGTGAAAGCCGATCCTTTAAGGATACGCCAAATTATTTTAAATCTACTTTCCAATGCCCTCAAATTCACCAATGAAGGCACAATACGGATCCGACTGAAGACCCTGGAAGAAAAAGGTCCCTTCACGAAGGTCCGTTTTTTGGTTAAGGATTCTGGAATTGGGATGGAAAAAGATGTCTGTGCGCGGTTGTTCAAACCCTTTACCCAGGCAGACGAATCCACCACCCGGGAATTCGGAGGTACCGGACTGGGCCTGGCCATTTCCAAACAGCTGGTGGAATTGATGGGCGGCCAGATTTCATGTGAAAGCCGATCCGGCATCGGCAGTGAATTCATGTTTCAGCTTAAGTTTGAGAAAGTATTGGAAGATAATGTGACTCCAGTTAAGTTTTCAAGTGAAACCAGTTCTATAATGGCGGACCCGGATGTGTACGACCGGCTTTCTGAAGCAGAGGTCCTCCCGGAAAAGGCACCGCTGGTGTTGGTGGTGGAGGATAATACCATCAATCAGGAGGTCTCTTCCGGAATTTTGAAAAATCTTGGCTGCAGAGTGGATCTGGCCGAAAACGGTGAAATAGCGCTGGCTGCCGTGGAGGATAAATCTTACGATATAATTTTCATGGACTGCCAGATGCCGGTCATGGATGGATATGATGCCACCCGCAGAATCCGGGCCATGGGTAACAGCTCCAGGAACGATGGCGAGTTGCCGATTATCGCACTGACAGCCCACGCCCTGGCCGGAGATCGGGTTAAATGTATTGAAGCCGGTATGGACGATCATTTGGCAAAACCCTTTGGCAAATCCCAAATGGCGGAGATCTTGAGGCGCTGGCTGCCTGAATGGAAGGACAATACTATAGATCAGCCCCCCCGGGAGGATGATCATACCGATGCTGAACCCAACGAAGGGGTAATTTGCATGGCGTCCCTGGATGTGATCCGTGGAATGCAGCCCCCCGGTGCAGATGATATTCTCACCAAGATCATCAAAATATTTTTAAGGGACGCCCCTGAGCGGACACAAAAAATATCCCTTGCCATGGCGGCCGGGGATATAGAATCTATCAGGGACCATGCACATTACATGAAATCCAGCAGCGGGAATCTTGGCGCTGTTTATCTATCCTCCCTATATAGAAAATTGGAGGAAAACAGCCGGAAAACCGATTCTTTGGACCGTTTATCTCACATCATAACGGAAATCGGGCCGGCCCTTGACCAGGCGATGAATCAATTAAAGGAATATATGGTGGAAATATGA
- a CDS encoding two-component system response regulator, with translation MNQHGDNENRDLTASENPLILAADDDEAIRMLMKVALEGYGFRVEVAENGREAVDAFEKLNPHAILMDVNMPEMDGFTACKTIRSLPSGKHVPVLMMTGLEDVESIDRAFIAGATDFISKPINWAVLKYRIKYMLRASAAFNDVILQQKQIQELAYYDHLTGLANRAMFRDNLLCEVENCGKDKLLAVLFLDLDRFKLVNDSLGHKAGDTLLQQVAERIKTCIRNTDSLAWLKEDAKQVMVSRQGGDEFTVLLPSLKAPDNAGWVAKRINEKLCRVFYIDDHEVFISASIGISLFPIDGNDAESLIAHADLAMYHAKEIGGNRFQFFEQELNIQAKERLEFENDLRKAITGDEFSLFYQPQVSLLDGRIIGAEALSRWHNPRMGNVSPAEFIPAIEEMGLVIPFTDWVIREAGRQQLEWYNHGIKAVRVAVNISSKHFVEQDIPDKIIKMLEAHNLPSSCLEVELTESVMAAHGSKTLDILNQLKEIGLTISVDDFGTGYSSLSYLKTFPVDVVKIDRFFIKDILTGKKDESIVKAMVSMAHSMGMKVVAEGIENREQLEILHRMGCDYGQGFLFSPAITRDEFSGMLEAKKRFLL, from the coding sequence ATGAATCAACACGGGGACAACGAAAATCGAGATCTTACAGCTTCTGAAAACCCATTGATTTTGGCGGCTGACGACGACGAAGCCATCCGTATGCTCATGAAAGTTGCCCTTGAGGGATATGGGTTCCGGGTGGAGGTTGCGGAAAACGGCCGGGAGGCTGTTGACGCGTTTGAAAAATTGAATCCCCATGCCATTCTCATGGATGTGAACATGCCTGAAATGGATGGGTTTACGGCATGCAAAACCATTCGTTCTCTCCCCAGTGGCAAGCATGTTCCTGTTTTGATGATGACGGGCCTGGAGGACGTGGAATCCATTGACCGCGCTTTTATCGCCGGGGCCACGGATTTCATCAGCAAACCCATTAACTGGGCGGTTCTCAAATATCGTATCAAATACATGCTCAGGGCCAGTGCAGCTTTTAATGACGTGATCCTGCAGCAGAAACAGATCCAGGAATTGGCTTATTATGACCACCTCACAGGCCTTGCCAACCGGGCCATGTTCCGGGACAACCTGCTATGTGAAGTGGAAAACTGCGGGAAAGATAAATTGCTTGCGGTGCTGTTCCTGGATCTTGATCGGTTCAAGTTGGTAAATGACAGTCTCGGACACAAGGCTGGTGACACCTTGCTCCAGCAGGTGGCGGAGCGGATTAAAACCTGTATCCGGAATACTGACAGCCTGGCATGGTTAAAAGAGGACGCAAAGCAGGTGATGGTTTCACGCCAGGGTGGGGATGAGTTTACCGTACTCCTCCCAAGCCTAAAAGCGCCTGACAATGCCGGTTGGGTGGCGAAACGGATAAATGAAAAATTGTGCCGGGTATTTTATATTGACGACCACGAAGTTTTCATCTCTGCCAGTATCGGCATCAGTCTGTTTCCCATAGACGGCAACGATGCCGAGTCCTTGATCGCCCATGCGGACTTGGCCATGTATCATGCCAAAGAAATCGGAGGAAACCGGTTTCAATTTTTCGAGCAGGAATTAAATATTCAGGCAAAGGAACGGCTGGAGTTTGAAAACGATTTAAGAAAAGCGATAACCGGAGATGAATTTTCCCTTTTTTACCAGCCCCAGGTCTCTTTGCTGGATGGCAGGATCATTGGCGCCGAAGCCTTGAGCCGGTGGCATAATCCCCGGATGGGCAATGTTTCTCCGGCTGAATTTATTCCGGCCATAGAAGAGATGGGACTGGTCATCCCCTTTACCGACTGGGTGATCCGGGAAGCCGGCCGCCAGCAACTGGAATGGTATAACCATGGGATTAAGGCGGTCCGGGTGGCGGTGAATATTTCAAGTAAGCATTTTGTTGAACAGGATATCCCGGATAAAATAATTAAAATGCTCGAGGCGCATAACTTGCCGTCTTCATGCTTGGAGGTGGAACTCACCGAAAGTGTTATGGCCGCTCACGGCTCCAAAACTCTGGACATACTGAATCAGCTCAAGGAGATAGGCCTGACCATTTCCGTGGATGATTTCGGAACGGGTTATTCCTCCTTGAGCTATTTGAAAACATTTCCCGTTGATGTGGTGAAGATCGATAGATTTTTCATCAAAGACATTTTAACGGGGAAGAAAGACGAATCCATTGTTAAAGCCATGGTATCCATGGCTCACAGCATGGGCATGAAAGTGGTGGCCGAAGGCATTGAAAACAGGGAGCAACTTGAGATACTGCATCGCATGGGATGCGACTACGGCCAGGGGTTTCTGTTCAGTCCGGCGATTACCCGGGATGAATTTTCCGGTATGTTGGAAGCAAAAAAACGGTTTCTACTCTAA
- a CDS encoding TonB-dependent receptor plug domain-containing protein — MLQFKIILSELFHLNYYFVFLCFLTLCPFQALAAQKDIFELTMEELMDIEVTSVGKKSQNLSNSATAIHVITNKEIKRSGVTNIPDALRMVPGITVARIDSNKWAVSARGFAGRFANALLVLIDGRSIYTSAFSGVYWEVNDVLLEDVDRIEVIRGPGATVWGANAVNGVINIITKHAGDTQGGYVALGSGNYENVISSVRYGDSIGKDTFWRFYAKHQSRDEFTLESGSDAGDAWSKTQAGFRLDSMLSSKDSLTVQGDIYEADIDQTLLLADLTPPTYMTATPKETDTKGWNILSRWQRTISPDSDFTLQVYYDGKNQAEEINEADRDTFDSMIQFF, encoded by the coding sequence ATGTTACAATTTAAGATTATTTTATCTGAATTATTTCATTTGAACTATTATTTTGTTTTTTTATGTTTTTTGACGCTCTGCCCATTTCAGGCCTTGGCCGCACAGAAGGATATTTTTGAACTGACCATGGAAGAGTTGATGGATATTGAAGTCACCTCGGTGGGGAAAAAAAGCCAGAATCTTTCGAACAGTGCCACGGCCATCCATGTCATCACCAACAAGGAAATAAAACGATCGGGCGTGACCAATATTCCGGATGCCCTGCGCATGGTACCCGGGATTACCGTGGCAAGGATTGATTCCAATAAATGGGCGGTGAGCGCCAGGGGATTTGCTGGCCGTTTTGCCAATGCGCTGCTGGTCCTCATAGACGGTAGAAGTATCTATACCTCCGCTTTTTCAGGGGTTTACTGGGAGGTTAACGATGTGCTGCTGGAGGATGTGGACCGGATTGAGGTGATCCGGGGGCCCGGGGCCACTGTCTGGGGGGCCAATGCGGTGAACGGGGTCATCAATATTATCACTAAACATGCTGGCGATACCCAGGGGGGATATGTCGCCCTTGGTTCCGGAAACTATGAAAATGTAATTTCAAGCGTTAGATACGGGGATTCGATAGGGAAAGACACTTTCTGGCGGTTCTATGCAAAACATCAAAGCAGAGATGAATTCACTCTGGAGTCAGGATCGGATGCTGGTGATGCCTGGTCCAAAACCCAAGCCGGATTCCGGCTGGATTCCATGCTTTCAAGTAAAGACAGCCTCACCGTCCAGGGGGATATCTATGAGGCTGACATTGATCAGACCTTGCTCCTGGCCGACCTGACTCCGCCAACGTACATGACGGCCACCCCGAAAGAAACAGATACCAAGGGATGGAATATTTTATCCCGGTGGCAGCGAACCATTTCCCCGGATTCTGATTTCACCCTCCAGGTTTATTATGACGGAAAAAATCAGGCCGAGGAGATCAACGAAGCAGACCGTGATACCTTTGACTCGATGATCCAGTTTTTTTGA
- a CDS encoding transposase has product MKIRNEADVLINKLLPFVEKYTDSLNTELTQSSPGMTLSKSQKFWLGFCITGIILTSSINWAAFSRISVGLYKTTALSWMFRHSKIAWEHLFHLSLKIIFKVYGITKGVVSIDDSDKKRSKCTTKIFGVHKIKDKSTGGFCMGQGLVFLVLITPKLSFPIGYAFHIPDPKISEWTKEDKRLKKAGVPKSERPKKPVRSEEYPTIPMIAKALLKIFVEKHPEIKIEAIVADALYGNAEFMDEASKIAGNAQVISQIRYNQNILLKSDKKSVETYFKNIQPIQKTIHVRGGKEVVVLIKSARIHVCAHKKKRFVIAIKYIGEKDYRYLAASDLTWRYPDIIDAFTLRWLVEVFIQDHKTNEGWGNLTKQPDEDGSYRSLTLSLLVDHCLLLHPDQVASINNKLHARTVGSLCDTVKVDCILSFVEQIIHSDDPESHFKQISVFLKEHFVKANDSQKHMNLNSWGNYQSAPSLKYKAFC; this is encoded by the coding sequence ATGAAAATAAGGAATGAGGCGGATGTGTTAATAAATAAGCTGTTGCCGTTTGTTGAAAAGTATACTGATTCACTGAATACTGAATTAACACAGTCATCCCCAGGAATGACCTTAAGCAAATCACAAAAATTCTGGCTGGGTTTCTGCATCACTGGAATCATCTTGACCAGCAGCATCAATTGGGCTGCTTTTTCACGTATCAGTGTGGGATTGTATAAAACTACAGCTCTTTCCTGGATGTTTCGCCATTCTAAAATTGCTTGGGAGCATCTGTTTCATCTCAGCCTTAAAATTATTTTCAAAGTATATGGCATTACCAAAGGTGTTGTCAGTATTGATGATTCCGATAAAAAGCGTAGTAAATGCACAACAAAAATTTTTGGAGTCCACAAAATAAAAGACAAATCAACGGGTGGTTTTTGCATGGGGCAAGGCTTAGTATTTTTGGTGTTGATAACACCAAAACTCAGCTTTCCAATTGGCTACGCCTTTCATATTCCTGATCCAAAAATCAGCGAATGGACCAAGGAGGATAAAAGATTAAAAAAGGCTGGCGTACCAAAATCAGAACGCCCAAAAAAACCGGTGCGCTCAGAAGAATATCCTACCATTCCAATGATTGCCAAGGCTCTTTTAAAAATATTTGTAGAGAAACACCCGGAAATAAAAATAGAAGCGATTGTTGCAGATGCCTTATATGGGAATGCTGAGTTCATGGATGAAGCGTCTAAAATTGCAGGAAACGCCCAAGTTATCAGCCAAATAAGGTACAATCAAAATATTTTACTCAAGAGCGATAAAAAATCAGTTGAAACATATTTTAAAAATATTCAACCAATTCAAAAGACCATACATGTACGTGGAGGTAAAGAGGTTGTTGTACTCATTAAAAGTGCCAGAATACATGTGTGTGCTCATAAGAAAAAAAGATTTGTCATTGCAATAAAATACATTGGAGAAAAGGACTATCGGTATCTTGCCGCTTCGGATCTGACCTGGCGATATCCTGATATCATAGACGCATTTACACTCAGATGGTTAGTAGAGGTTTTTATTCAAGACCATAAGACGAATGAAGGCTGGGGAAATTTGACCAAACAACCTGATGAAGACGGGTCTTACAGAAGTTTGACCCTGAGTCTGTTGGTTGATCATTGTCTCCTGCTTCATCCTGACCAGGTGGCCTCGATAAATAACAAACTGCACGCAAGAACTGTTGGCAGCCTATGTGACACCGTCAAAGTTGACTGCATCTTATCCTTTGTCGAACAAATCATTCATAGTGATGACCCAGAATCCCATTTCAAGCAGATCTCGGTATTTTTAAAAGAGCATTTTGTAAAGGCAAACGATTCTCAAAAGCACATGAATCTAAATTCTTGGGGGAATTATCAATCCGCCCCATCATTAAAATACAAAGCATTCTGTTAG
- a CDS encoding TonB-dependent receptor plug domain-containing protein produces the protein MSIFKNWIIEFDIDATHRFALGTWNDIVWGIRYRYTRDRFFESYIVSMDPTEKEDHLFSGFIQDEISLADDAVKLTLGSKIEYNEYSHMEIQPSIRALWKVNNEHKVWGAISRAVRTPSRFESDGEIKNAAFNTSQIIPDLPGLPFTLVTQGNDNYDSEEVIAYELGYRFIPTESLSMDLAVFFNDYDHLRTGELNQVFTGSGVTQYLTLGNEASAETYGLELSLKYKYSDFFQGHLAYSFLENKMEGFNSFGFPRHQISLQGDFAISKNMQLNLWFRFVDKMDTIYFFDTSGKYEADRYLTMDVRFAWQIRPNLELSVVGQNLLRGDHVEFVQESFSTPVEVGPSAYCKLTYRF, from the coding sequence ATGTCAATTTTTAAAAACTGGATCATCGAGTTTGACATTGATGCCACCCACCGGTTTGCTTTAGGGACGTGGAACGATATTGTCTGGGGAATCCGGTACCGGTATACCCGGGACCGGTTTTTTGAGTCGTATATCGTTTCCATGGATCCCACGGAAAAAGAAGATCATCTTTTCAGCGGATTTATTCAGGATGAAATATCCCTGGCCGACGATGCCGTGAAGCTGACCCTAGGGTCAAAAATAGAATACAATGAATACAGCCACATGGAGATTCAGCCCAGCATCAGAGCCCTGTGGAAGGTAAACAATGAACATAAAGTCTGGGGAGCGATCTCCCGGGCGGTAAGGACCCCCAGCCGGTTTGAGTCCGATGGAGAAATTAAAAATGCTGCTTTTAACACATCCCAGATCATTCCCGACCTGCCGGGACTTCCCTTTACCCTTGTCACCCAGGGAAACGACAACTACGATTCCGAAGAAGTGATAGCCTATGAGCTGGGGTATCGGTTTATCCCGACCGAGTCATTGTCAATGGATCTGGCAGTATTTTTCAACGACTACGACCATCTTAGAACCGGGGAGTTAAATCAGGTTTTCACAGGCAGCGGGGTTACCCAATATCTAACCCTTGGCAATGAGGCCTCCGCAGAAACCTACGGATTGGAGTTGTCTTTGAAATACAAATACTCTGATTTTTTTCAAGGGCACCTGGCCTATAGTTTTCTTGAAAACAAAATGGAAGGATTCAATAGTTTCGGGTTTCCCCGTCATCAGATTTCGCTGCAGGGTGATTTTGCCATCTCAAAAAACATGCAGCTCAATCTTTGGTTCCGTTTTGTGGATAAGATGGACACTATTTATTTCTTTGATACCAGCGGGAAATATGAAGCCGATCGTTACCTGACCATGGATGTCCGGTTTGCCTGGCAGATTCGACCTAACCTGGAGCTCTCTGTGGTGGGCCAGAATCTATTAAGAGGGGACCACGTGGAATTTGTACAGGAATCTTTTTCCACTCCGGTTGAAGTGGGGCCATCGGCTTATTGCAAATTGACTTATCGTTTTTAA